A single Cucumis melo cultivar AY chromosome 4, USDA_Cmelo_AY_1.0, whole genome shotgun sequence DNA region contains:
- the LOC103503883 gene encoding HVA22-like protein i: protein MIGSFLTRGLVMIFGYAYPAYECYKTVEMNKPEIEQLRFWCQYWILVAVLTVCERIGDAFISWVPMYSEAKLAFFIYLWYPKTKGTTYVYDSFFRPYVAKHETDIDRNLLELRTRAGDIAVIYWQRAASYGQTRIYEILQYVAAQSTARPRQSQRQQGSRVPTDNVAPKRPASTANQVRIEPPSSPSSSQQQKDVAEETGASQVSKLKSTFEVPNTQKVLKPPTAVEVPNIPKGLKPSTSLEPPNTPKGLKPSTSMEVSNAQKAVAAASEQASSSHTSPSEVEPMAIESVPPPPVIENETPKDTIMEEPTKVTRRLRKTRSGAAANR from the exons ATGATTGGCTCCTTTCTTACCAGAGGACTTGT GATGATTTTTGGCTATGCTTATCCTGCTTATGAGTGCTATAAAACTGTTGAAATGAACAAGCCAGAGATAGAGCAACTTCGCTTTTGGTGCCAATACTG GATATTAGTGGCTGTTTTGACAGTTTGTGAGAGGATTGGAGATGCATTCATTTCATG GGTTCCTATGTATAGTGAAGCTAAACTGGCATTCTTTATATATCTCTGGTACCCTAAAACAAAG GGAACAACATATGTGTATGATTCCTTTTTCAGACCATATGTAGCAAAGCATGAGACAGACATTGACCGAAATTTGTTGGAACTAAGGACGAGAGCTGGTGATATTGCTGTTATCTACTGGCAGAGAGCTGCAAGCTATGGTCAAACGAGGATATATGAGATCTTGCAGTACGTTGCTGCACAATCAACAGCAAGGCCCCGCCAGTCTCAG CGACAGCAAGGGTCAAGAGTTCCAACAGACAACGTTGCACCAAAACGCCCGGCAAGCACTGCAAATCAAGTGCGAATTGAACCGCCTTCATCTCCCTCTTCAAGCCAACAACAAAAAGATGTAGCTGAAGAGACGGGTGCATCACAAGTTTCAAAACTAAAATCCACATTTGAAGTTCCCAATACTCAGAAAGTGCTGAAACCACCAACCGCAGTCGAGGTTCCTAATATTCCAAAAGGTCTGAAACCATCAACTTCACTCGAACCTCCTAATACTCCGAAAGGGTTAAAACCATCAACCTCAATGGAAGTTTCGAATGCTCAAAAAGCAGTTGCTGCAGCATCTGAACAAGCCAGCAGCAGCCACACTTCACCATCCGAAGTAGAGCCAATGGCCATCGAATCAGTGCCACCACCTCCAGTGATTGAGAATGAAACCCCAAAAGACACCATCATGGAAGAACCCACAAAAGTAACTCGAAGATTGAGAAAAACTCGTTCGGGCGCTGCTGCTAACCGTTGA